The Babylonia areolata isolate BAREFJ2019XMU chromosome 22, ASM4173473v1, whole genome shotgun sequence genome contains a region encoding:
- the LOC143297527 gene encoding uncharacterized protein LOC143297527: protein MNICVCARKLCRTGKSVCVQGSCTAQECLSLCVCKEAVPHRKVCLCVCARKLYRTGKSLCVQGNCTAQENLSVCLQGSCTTQENLCVCTRKLCRTGKSVCVYKEAVPHRKVCLCVQGSCAAQESLSVCTRKLCRTGKSVCVYKESVLHRKVCLCVQGICTAQESLSVCTRKLCRTGKSICVYKETVPHRKVCLCVQGSCAAQESLSVCTRKLCRTGKSVCVYKEAVPHRKVCLCVQGSCAAQESLSVCTRKLCRTGKSVCVYKEAVPHRKVCLCVQGSCAAQECLSLCVYKESVLHRKVCLCV, encoded by the exons atgaacatctgtgtgtgtgcaaggaagctGTGCCGCACAGgaaa gtctgtgtgtgtgcaaggaagctGTACCGCACaggaatgtctgtctctgtgtgtgtgcaaggaagctGTGCCGCACAGgaaagtctgtctgtgtgtgtgtgcaaggaagctGTACCGCACAggaaagtctctgtgtgtgcaaggAAACTGTACCGCACAGgaaaatctgtctgtgtgtttgcaaggAAGCTGTACCACACaggaaaatctgtgtgtgtgtacaaggaagCTGTGCCGCACAGgaaagtctgtctgtgtgtacaaggaAGCTGTGCCGCACAGgaaagtctgtctgtgtgtacaaggaAGCTGTGCCGCACAGGAAAGTCTATCTGTGTGTACAAGGAAGCTGTGCCGCACAGgaaagtctgtctgtgtgtacaaggaATCTGTACTGCACAGgaaagtctgtctgtgtgtacaaggaATCTGTACTGCACAGgaaagtctgtctgtgtgtacaaggaAGCTGTGCCGCACAGGAAAGTCTATCTGTGTGTACAAGGAAACTGTGCCGCACAGgaaagtctgtctgtgtgtacaaggaAGCTGTGCCGCACAGGAAAGTCTATCTGTGTGTACAAGGAAGCTGTGCCGCACAGgaaagtctgtctgtgtgtacaaggaAGCTGTGCCGCACAGgaaagtctgtctgtgtgtacaaggaAGCTGTGCCGCACAGgaaagtctgtctgtgtgtacaaggaAGCTGTGCCGCACAGgaaagtctgtctgtgtgtacaaggaAGCTGTGCCACACAGgaaagtctgtctgtgtgtgcaaggaaGCTGTGCCGCACaggaatgtctgtctctgtgtgtgtacaaggaaTCTGTACTGCACAGgaaagtctgtctgtgtgtgtga